A single region of the Devosia sp. FJ2-5-3 genome encodes:
- a CDS encoding iron-sulfur cluster assembly accessory protein, giving the protein MTDAALATSPAVTLSDRAAKRVARIIAKEAPGTVLRISVAGGGCSGFQYEYNLVQETATKDDLVLQKGDAVVLIDSLSLEFMGGAEIDFVDDLIGQAFQIKNPNAVASCGCGTSFAV; this is encoded by the coding sequence ATGACAGACGCAGCACTTGCCACATCTCCCGCCGTAACCCTTTCGGATCGCGCCGCCAAGCGGGTTGCGCGCATCATCGCAAAGGAGGCGCCCGGCACCGTGCTGCGCATTTCCGTCGCCGGCGGCGGCTGCTCCGGTTTCCAGTACGAATACAATCTCGTCCAGGAAACCGCGACCAAGGATGATCTCGTCCTCCAAAAGGGCGACGCCGTGGTGCTGATCGATTCTCTCAGCCTCGAATTCATGGGCGGTGCTGAAATCGACTTCGTCGACGATCTCATCGGCCAGGCTTTCCAGATCAAAAATCCGAACGCGGTTGCCTCCTGCGGCTGCGGCACCAGTTTCGCGGTCTGA
- a CDS encoding deoxyguanosinetriphosphate triphosphohydrolase, translating to MTDTAPYASKPEASLGRLYGTGPSPTRSEFQRDRDRIIHSTAFRRLQHKTQVFLHHEGRHFRNRLTHTLEVSQIARSIARALGLNEDLAEALALSHDLGHTPFGHAGERALHRAMAPYGGFDHNVQALRVVTRLENRYAEHDGLNLTWETLEGILKHNGPLISADGAPVGRYVEEGLPVGLDDIAAVADLRLDTHASLEAQAAAIADDIAYNSHDIDDALRAGLVVLDDFVGVPMAGPIVEEVLGLYPGIAANRQTHEVQRRMITRAVEDVIKTSAAAIAAAGVTSAEEVRLAGKTLVSFSPDVAAAEKGLKTFLFERVYRHETVMVPVRESETVVEALFAAYMGDAEMPGRWGEAMVEAPDAAARARVVADFVAGMTDPYALDEYQRLFDARPDFR from the coding sequence ATGACTGATACTGCACCCTATGCCAGCAAACCCGAAGCGTCGCTGGGCCGGCTTTATGGCACCGGGCCGAGCCCGACGCGCTCGGAATTCCAAAGGGATCGCGACCGGATCATCCATTCGACGGCGTTTCGCCGGCTGCAGCACAAGACGCAGGTTTTTCTGCATCACGAGGGGCGGCATTTTCGCAATCGGCTGACCCATACGCTGGAGGTGAGCCAGATCGCGCGCTCGATCGCGCGGGCGCTGGGCCTCAATGAGGATTTGGCAGAGGCGCTGGCCCTGAGCCATGACCTTGGGCACACGCCATTCGGGCATGCCGGGGAGCGGGCGCTGCACCGCGCGATGGCGCCGTATGGCGGGTTCGACCACAATGTGCAGGCGCTGCGTGTGGTGACGCGGCTCGAGAATCGCTATGCCGAACATGACGGGCTGAACCTGACCTGGGAAACGCTGGAGGGCATTCTCAAGCATAATGGGCCGTTGATTTCGGCCGATGGGGCGCCGGTGGGACGCTATGTGGAGGAAGGCCTGCCGGTGGGGCTGGATGATATTGCCGCGGTCGCGGACCTTCGGCTTGATACCCATGCGAGCCTTGAGGCGCAGGCGGCGGCGATTGCCGACGATATCGCCTATAATTCCCACGATATCGACGACGCCTTGCGGGCGGGGCTGGTGGTGCTCGACGATTTTGTCGGCGTGCCGATGGCGGGGCCGATCGTGGAAGAGGTGCTGGGGCTTTATCCCGGCATTGCCGCGAACCGGCAGACGCATGAAGTGCAGCGGCGGATGATCACCCGGGCGGTCGAGGACGTTATCAAGACCAGTGCGGCGGCGATTGCCGCGGCTGGCGTGACGAGCGCCGAGGAAGTGCGGCTGGCCGGCAAAACGCTGGTGAGCTTTTCCCCTGATGTCGCGGCGGCGGAAAAGGGGCTCAAGACTTTCCTCTTTGAACGGGTCTATCGGCACGAGACGGTGATGGTGCCGGTGCGGGAGAGCGAGACCGTGGTGGAGGCGCTTTTTGCCGCCTATATGGGCGATGCGGAGATGCCCGGGCGCTGGGGTGAAGCCATGGTGGAAGCCCCTGACGCGGCAGCCAGGGCGCGGGTCGTGGCGGACTTCGTGGCGGGGATGACCGACCCCTATGCGCTCGACGAATATCAGCGTTTGTTTGACGCTCGACCGGATTTCCGTTAA